Proteins encoded by one window of Cannabis sativa cultivar Pink pepper isolate KNU-18-1 chromosome 4, ASM2916894v1, whole genome shotgun sequence:
- the LOC133037094 gene encoding uncharacterized protein LOC133037094 produces the protein MFDCGALDIEGLGAFYTWTNGQNWNHLVREKLDRVICSVGWVAQFFKTGSKNYPIRHSDNSAIVLNTMMDSAQIKAPFRYLDTWNMDENRHKVIHEAWQQIFRGYHSFVLCSKLRCTVAALSKWNKECFGICRKKLDHLESLLTEVQNWTPSLENTQLESALLLEIDEIEARQEAIWKQKSRELWLKEGDRNSRFFHASIIVRRKKNFIWAVSEDGNHWLEDRDLVVDYFRSKFIESYSSLDPVLSDELFTMNSP, from the coding sequence ATGTTTGATTGTGGGGCATTGGATATTGAGGGATTAGGGGCTTTCTATACTTGGACGAATGGGCAGAACTGGAACCACTTGGTTCGTGAAAAGCTTGACCGTGTTATTTGCTCTGTGGGATGGGTGGCACAATTCTTTAAAACCGGCTCCAAGAACTACCCTATTCGTCACTCTGACAACTCAGCCATTGTGTTGAATACTATGATGGATAGTGCTCAAATAAAGGCACCTTTTCGGTACCTCGATACTTGGAATATGGACGAAAATCGCCATAAGGTTATCCATGAGGCTTGGCAACAGATATTCCGTGGCTATCATAGTTTCGTGCTATGCTCTAAACTCCGTTGTACAGTTGCGGCACTGAGTAAATGGAACAAAGAATGCTTTGGGATATGTAGGAAAAAATTGGATCACTTGGAGTCTCTGTTAACCGAGGTCCAAAATTGGACCCCATCCCTGGAAAATACCCAGCTTGAAAGCGCTCTTCTTCTggaaattgatgaaattgagGCTCGGCAAGAGGCCATATGGAAGCAAAAGTCCCGCGAATTGTGGCTCAAAGAAGGGGATCGTAATTCCCGGTTTTTCCATGCCTCCATCATTGTTAGAAGAAAAAAGAATTTTATTTGGGCCGTTTCTGAGGATGGAAACCATTGGCTGGAGGACAGGGATCTTGTGGTGGACTACTTCAGATCAAAGTTCATTGAATCATACTCCTCTTTGGATCCCGTTTTGAGTGATGAATTATTCACTATGAACTCCCCATAA